In Flammeovirgaceae bacterium 311, one DNA window encodes the following:
- a CDS encoding outer membrane receptor protein (COG1629 Outer membrane receptor proteins, mostly Fe transport), with amino-acid sequence MKYLLASAFLLFSFLAAFTPVGAFAQSGTIRGQIIDGGTGEPLLGATVQIDGTSIGSITDLDGKYTIKTEPGTVNLRVSYISYSALTIRDVAVKADEVTVVDARLVSAEETLQEIVVEAKALRDNETALLTMQKKSAVVLDGISAQQFSRSGDSDAAAAIRRITGVSVQGGKYVYVRGLGDRYTKTSLNSAQIPGLDPDKNTIQMDLFPSNLVDNIVVYKTFSPELPGSFSGGYVDITTKDFPNQFTLQFSGTIGYNENASFNDNFLTHTNSSPGFLGLTASDRAMPDVLKGDLADVGVAFSSPSEAQLLDRQSDALQGGFAPQAETSFTNHSFSLSVGNQKNVFKRPLGFVGGFSYQKSYDQYSNGQRGYFLLPGTTEEPSLDTTQQYSVYNNSTESVLWGAIFNTSYKISPNHKLGVNLMYNHSADGSTTYQQGVHPYHFGTNDPSKQIEARALAYTQRGMATGQVKGEHRVTSRNIKINWLGSYTKLNQDEPDLRFFNNFREVVGENTVYNAVNANLVAPSRYFRDMDETNTEGKVDVEIPFLYQARDAKVKVGGTYLERERDFNERILQYRQGTSPVRQYQGDSDAYFATDNLGWNPNGGSSIFIRDETDKGGTYYGLEKLPAAYAMIDLPVTSSFRVSGGVRYEQTNIFLNNVQLEENDPAKYAHVKGGDFLPGVNITKTLMDNMNLRLGYGRTVARPNFRELSLFTTFPFLGAVGERGNPDLKRVKIDNLDIRWEYYPIPTEYLSVSLFYKSFKDPIERVFNPLSQDLAQEINYRNVSSASVYGLELEVRKDLAFIGDFFRNFRTGVNASLIYSAVDIDPQELETIRLNDPDRDESRPMYGQSPYLINSYLSYESETNRIAANLVYNVYGRRLAVIGGFSGIPDVYEQPRNTLDFNIKKGIGKHLAVKLAAQNLLNARYKETHEFKGEEYIYKQYQVGRTYSVGFTYLIE; translated from the coding sequence ATGAAATATTTGTTGGCTTCTGCCTTTCTGTTGTTTTCGTTTTTAGCGGCTTTCACCCCTGTGGGTGCATTTGCCCAGTCGGGTACTATTCGGGGGCAAATAATAGATGGTGGTACTGGTGAGCCTCTGCTGGGAGCAACCGTGCAGATTGATGGTACATCCATTGGCAGCATTACGGATCTGGATGGAAAGTATACCATAAAAACAGAGCCCGGTACTGTTAATTTGAGAGTTTCTTATATATCGTATAGTGCCCTTACTATTAGGGATGTAGCAGTAAAAGCTGACGAAGTTACTGTGGTAGATGCCCGCCTGGTATCTGCAGAAGAAACACTGCAGGAAATTGTGGTGGAGGCCAAGGCGCTAAGGGACAATGAAACTGCCTTGCTCACCATGCAGAAAAAGAGTGCTGTTGTACTGGATGGTATCTCTGCACAACAATTTTCCAGAAGCGGCGACAGCGATGCTGCAGCAGCAATTCGCCGGATCACCGGAGTTTCCGTTCAGGGTGGTAAATATGTGTACGTGCGCGGATTGGGTGACCGCTACACCAAAACATCGCTTAACAGCGCACAGATCCCAGGTCTGGACCCGGACAAGAACACCATTCAGATGGACCTTTTCCCCTCTAACCTAGTAGATAACATTGTAGTTTACAAAACTTTTTCGCCTGAACTGCCAGGCAGCTTCTCTGGGGGCTATGTAGACATTACCACTAAAGATTTTCCAAACCAGTTTACCCTGCAGTTTTCTGGTACTATCGGGTACAACGAGAATGCCAGCTTTAACGATAATTTTTTAACGCATACCAACAGCAGCCCCGGTTTTCTTGGCTTAACAGCTAGCGACCGGGCAATGCCTGATGTTCTAAAAGGCGATCTGGCAGATGTAGGTGTTGCTTTCTCAAGCCCATCAGAAGCACAGTTGCTGGACCGTCAGTCTGACGCGCTGCAAGGTGGTTTTGCCCCACAGGCAGAAACCTCTTTTACCAACCACAGCTTCAGTCTGTCGGTGGGTAACCAGAAAAACGTATTTAAGCGTCCATTAGGCTTTGTAGGAGGCTTCAGCTATCAGAAGAGCTACGACCAGTATTCCAATGGCCAGCGTGGATATTTTTTATTGCCCGGTACCACCGAGGAGCCTTCGCTGGATACAACACAGCAGTACTCAGTATATAACAACAGCACCGAATCCGTTCTTTGGGGAGCTATCTTCAATACCTCTTATAAAATAAGCCCTAATCATAAGTTAGGTGTAAACCTGATGTACAACCACAGTGCCGACGGATCTACAACCTATCAGCAGGGAGTACATCCTTATCACTTTGGTACTAATGACCCAAGCAAGCAAATAGAAGCCAGGGCACTGGCCTATACGCAGCGCGGAATGGCCACCGGGCAGGTAAAAGGAGAGCACCGTGTAACCAGTCGCAACATTAAAATTAACTGGCTGGGCTCTTACACCAAACTTAACCAGGATGAGCCAGACTTGCGTTTCTTCAACAACTTCCGCGAAGTGGTAGGCGAAAATACAGTGTATAATGCTGTGAATGCTAACTTGGTGGCGCCTTCACGTTATTTCCGGGATATGGACGAAACAAATACCGAAGGAAAAGTAGACGTTGAAATACCTTTTCTCTATCAGGCTCGTGATGCTAAAGTAAAAGTGGGCGGTACTTATCTGGAGCGTGAGCGTGATTTCAATGAGCGTATCCTGCAGTACCGTCAGGGTACCTCACCAGTGAGGCAGTACCAGGGAGATTCTGATGCATATTTTGCCACTGATAACCTGGGCTGGAATCCTAATGGTGGTTCTTCTATTTTCATTAGAGATGAAACAGACAAAGGCGGTACTTACTACGGCCTGGAAAAACTGCCTGCTGCATATGCTATGATCGACCTTCCAGTGACCAGTTCATTCAGGGTAAGTGGTGGCGTACGTTACGAACAGACTAATATTTTCCTGAATAACGTGCAGCTGGAGGAGAATGATCCTGCAAAATATGCCCACGTTAAGGGTGGCGATTTCCTACCTGGTGTTAACATCACCAAAACCCTTATGGATAACATGAACCTGCGCCTGGGGTATGGCCGCACTGTTGCCAGGCCTAACTTCAGGGAGCTCTCGCTGTTTACCACCTTTCCTTTTCTGGGTGCAGTGGGTGAAAGAGGTAACCCAGATCTTAAGCGTGTGAAGATAGATAACCTCGACATTCGCTGGGAATACTACCCTATACCAACAGAATACTTATCAGTAAGCCTTTTCTATAAATCCTTCAAAGATCCGATAGAGCGGGTTTTCAACCCACTTTCACAAGACCTGGCCCAGGAGATCAACTACCGCAATGTAAGCAGCGCCTCAGTTTATGGCCTGGAGCTGGAGGTACGCAAAGACCTGGCTTTTATAGGAGATTTCTTCCGCAACTTCCGCACCGGTGTTAATGCCAGTCTGATTTATTCTGCTGTAGATATCGATCCGCAGGAACTGGAAACCATTCGCCTCAACGACCCTGACCGTGATGAAAGCCGTCCTATGTATGGTCAGTCGCCTTACCTAATCAATTCTTACCTGAGCTATGAAAGCGAAACAAATAGGATAGCGGCTAATCTGGTGTACAATGTATATGGCCGCCGCCTGGCTGTAATAGGAGGTTTTAGCGGTATACCCGATGTATATGAGCAACCCCGCAATACCCTTGACTTCAACATCAAGAAAGGAATTGGCAAGCACCTGGCTGTAAAGCTTGCCGCGCAAAACCTGCTGAATGCGCGGTACAAAGAAACCCACGAGTTTAAAGGTGAGGAGTACATTTACAAGCAGTATCAGGTTGGCCGTACCTACTCCGTTGGCTTTACCTACTTGATCGAGTGA
- a CDS encoding hypothetical protein (COG1611 Predicted Rossmann fold nucleotide-binding protein), whose translation MANEKERPDQQEGDGRTESINNRNTSVVNSTVTTEDGTGKMHKQPVTEKTSAEVAHEEKIAKEGHPHHPKEAPKREAAKKKPKANMPPAPPREGELIPRKKSDDDDQLIRMAFEDRDWNEIKSSNSWAIFKVMSEFVEGFEKLAKIGPCVSIFGSARTKEDHKYYKMAEDIAAKLVRHGYGVITGGGPGIMEAGNKGAYKEGGKSVGLNIVLPFEQFDNPYIDPDKLITFDHFFVRKVMFVKYAQGFIVMPGGFGTMDELFEALTLIQTKKIGRFPIVLVGSKYWGGLMDWIRNVMLEQESNVNEEDLHLVNIVDTPDEAVKVIDEFYSKYLLSPNF comes from the coding sequence ATGGCAAATGAGAAAGAGCGCCCTGATCAACAGGAGGGCGATGGTCGTACAGAGTCTATTAATAATAGAAATACTTCTGTGGTGAACAGTACTGTAACCACAGAAGATGGTACAGGAAAAATGCATAAACAACCCGTTACAGAAAAAACCAGTGCAGAAGTTGCACACGAAGAAAAAATAGCCAAAGAAGGGCATCCGCATCATCCAAAAGAGGCCCCTAAAAGAGAGGCAGCTAAAAAAAAGCCTAAGGCAAATATGCCGCCAGCCCCTCCCAGGGAAGGTGAGCTGATACCCCGCAAAAAATCCGACGACGATGATCAGCTCATCCGTATGGCTTTTGAAGACAGGGACTGGAATGAGATTAAAAGCTCCAACAGCTGGGCAATCTTTAAAGTGATGTCTGAATTTGTTGAGGGTTTTGAAAAGCTGGCAAAAATTGGTCCCTGTGTCTCCATATTTGGTTCTGCACGTACCAAAGAAGACCACAAATACTATAAAATGGCCGAAGACATTGCCGCCAAACTGGTACGCCATGGCTATGGTGTTATTACCGGCGGCGGACCTGGTATTATGGAGGCTGGTAACAAAGGTGCCTACAAAGAGGGTGGTAAATCGGTGGGCCTTAACATTGTGCTGCCTTTTGAACAATTTGATAACCCTTACATAGACCCGGATAAGCTCATTACCTTCGATCACTTTTTTGTGCGCAAGGTAATGTTTGTTAAATATGCACAGGGTTTTATTGTGATGCCGGGTGGTTTTGGTACCATGGATGAGCTGTTCGAGGCTCTTACGCTGATTCAAACCAAGAAAATTGGCCGGTTCCCAATTGTGCTGGTAGGCAGCAAGTACTGGGGTGGACTGATGGACTGGATCCGTAATGTAATGCTGGAACAGGAAAGCAACGTGAATGAAGAAGACCTGCACCTGGTGAATATTGTAGACACACCGGACGAAGCGGTAAAGGTGATAGATGAGTTCTATAGCAAATACCTGCTCTCACCAAACTTCTGA
- a CDS encoding serine protease (COG0265 Trypsin-like serine proteases, typically periplasmic, contain C-terminal PDZ domain) — MSKKTLFLSTITSALVGGMVAVGSMVYLQDDSSQPLNDYIERQNVRLASYLESGDFTVPEGLNFVYAAEVTTPAVVHIRSTYSGGTARSVPSGHPLQEMFPDLFGEGAPVPRGRGGIPQGATGSGVIVSADGYIVTNNHVIDNASEVEVTLNDNRSYKAEVIGVDPTTDIALIKVNGTDLPYLAYGNSDAVKVGEWVLAVGNPLDLTSTVTAGIVSAKGRSIGILARNNTSAQGVNTAIESFIQTDAAVNPGNSGGALVNLKGELIGINTAIASPTGSYSGYSFAVPATLVNKIVRDLKEYGTVQRALLGVNIGDVNAQLAKERNLTINRGVYVSNVNPGSAAEAAGLKEGDVIVEINGRRTNTTAQLQEVIATNRPGDNVKVTYYRNGDIRTTDATLKNSMGTTKIVAKSNTLEIGGSVLGNLSDAEKARLKVKNGVKVEKIGAGKLKDAKIREGFIITSIDHKPVTNVEEVAGILSGKRNEGTLIEGVYPNGEKAYYGLPW, encoded by the coding sequence ATGAGCAAGAAAACTTTATTCCTATCGACTATCACCTCAGCCCTTGTGGGCGGTATGGTTGCTGTTGGCAGCATGGTATACCTGCAGGATGACAGCTCCCAGCCCCTGAATGACTACATTGAGCGTCAAAATGTCAGGCTGGCCTCTTACCTGGAGTCTGGCGATTTTACAGTGCCGGAGGGCCTTAACTTTGTGTATGCTGCAGAGGTAACAACTCCCGCTGTTGTACACATCCGTTCTACTTACAGCGGTGGTACCGCACGCAGTGTACCCAGCGGACACCCCTTACAGGAAATGTTCCCGGATCTTTTTGGTGAAGGAGCACCAGTTCCCCGCGGCCGTGGTGGCATCCCACAGGGAGCTACCGGTTCCGGTGTGATTGTTTCAGCTGATGGATATATAGTAACGAATAACCACGTAATCGATAATGCCAGCGAAGTTGAGGTAACCCTTAACGACAACCGCAGCTATAAAGCCGAGGTAATTGGTGTTGACCCTACTACTGATATTGCCCTGATTAAAGTGAATGGGACAGATCTGCCGTACCTGGCCTATGGCAATTCAGATGCAGTTAAAGTAGGAGAATGGGTGCTGGCCGTGGGCAACCCGCTTGACCTTACCTCTACCGTAACCGCGGGTATTGTAAGTGCCAAAGGGCGCAGCATTGGTATCCTGGCCCGTAATAACACCAGTGCACAAGGTGTAAACACGGCTATTGAGTCTTTTATCCAGACGGATGCAGCCGTTAACCCTGGTAACAGTGGTGGCGCGCTTGTAAACCTGAAAGGGGAGCTGATTGGTATTAATACAGCCATTGCTTCGCCAACCGGTTCTTATTCCGGCTACAGCTTTGCCGTACCTGCAACGCTGGTGAACAAAATTGTAAGAGACCTGAAAGAGTATGGTACTGTACAGCGTGCGCTCCTGGGTGTTAATATTGGTGATGTAAATGCCCAGCTGGCCAAAGAGAGAAATCTGACGATCAACCGTGGAGTTTATGTGAGCAATGTAAACCCAGGTAGCGCTGCCGAAGCTGCCGGTCTTAAAGAAGGCGACGTGATTGTAGAGATCAACGGCAGACGTACCAATACCACTGCCCAGCTGCAGGAAGTGATTGCTACCAACCGTCCTGGCGATAATGTAAAAGTTACTTACTATCGCAATGGCGATATACGCACCACAGATGCTACGCTTAAGAATAGCATGGGTACTACAAAAATTGTAGCCAAGAGCAACACCCTGGAAATAGGAGGCTCTGTACTTGGTAATCTTTCAGATGCAGAAAAAGCTCGCCTGAAAGTGAAAAATGGTGTGAAAGTAGAGAAAATTGGTGCCGGTAAGCTGAAGGATGCAAAAATCCGTGAAGGCTTCATCATCACCTCTATCGATCATAAACCAGTAACCAATGTAGAGGAAGTCGCTGGTATCTTAAGCGGCAAACGCAACGAGGGTACCCTGATTGAAGGTGTGTATCCAAACGGCGAAAAAGCCTACTACGGTCTGCCTTGGTAA
- a CDS encoding hypothetical protein (COG1090 Predicted nucleoside-diphosphate sugar epimerase), with protein MPEKVVISGGSGLIGSHLSRLLLKEGYQVAHLSRSIHEDKAIQHYLWDIEEGKIEEGALAGADYIINLAGSSLADHRWSASNKQNIIRSRTASTELIVRELARLQVKPKAFISASGINYYGGDRGDALLREQSGAGQDFMASVCRAWENAAERVEEQGVRLVIFRIGVVLAPDGGALKQLMLPFRFGFGAALGTGRQYFSWIHIDDLCKLMLKAMRDENMHGAYNAVAPEPVTNAHFSEVLAAALNKPYFLPEVPGKLMKLALGERAIAVLGSVRGSADKVLKTGFKFQYPELESALGQLVS; from the coding sequence ATGCCGGAAAAAGTTGTCATTAGCGGGGGTTCGGGCTTAATAGGCTCCCACCTTTCCCGTCTGCTTTTAAAAGAAGGCTATCAGGTAGCTCACCTTAGCCGTTCCATCCACGAAGATAAGGCCATACAGCATTACCTTTGGGATATAGAAGAAGGAAAAATTGAAGAGGGTGCCCTGGCAGGTGCTGATTATATAATAAACCTGGCAGGATCCAGCCTGGCCGATCATCGCTGGTCTGCCTCCAATAAGCAAAACATAATACGGAGCCGTACGGCCTCCACAGAACTCATCGTCAGGGAGCTTGCCCGCCTGCAGGTAAAACCTAAAGCATTTATTTCTGCCTCGGGCATTAATTACTACGGGGGCGACAGGGGCGATGCACTGCTAAGGGAGCAGTCAGGAGCCGGACAGGACTTTATGGCATCTGTTTGCCGTGCCTGGGAAAATGCTGCCGAAAGGGTAGAAGAGCAGGGTGTGCGCCTGGTGATATTCAGAATTGGAGTGGTGCTGGCTCCCGATGGAGGAGCACTGAAACAACTCATGCTGCCTTTCCGCTTTGGTTTTGGGGCAGCTCTGGGCACCGGCCGTCAATATTTTAGCTGGATTCACATCGATGACCTGTGTAAGCTTATGCTAAAAGCAATGCGCGATGAAAATATGCATGGGGCATACAATGCTGTAGCACCTGAGCCGGTTACAAATGCCCATTTTTCAGAAGTGCTGGCAGCAGCCCTTAATAAGCCCTATTTTTTACCTGAGGTGCCGGGCAAACTCATGAAGCTGGCCCTGGGCGAGCGGGCCATAGCTGTATTGGGCAGCGTTAGGGGCTCGGCAGATAAGGTGTTAAAAACCGGGTTTAAGTTTCAGTATCCCGAGCTGGAGTCTGCCCTTGGCCAGTTAGTATCATAA
- a CDS encoding hypothetical protein (COG1914 Mn2+ and Fe2+ transporters of the NRAMP family), with translation MIAVSMRVQLKEPETAAPPAPGSLWQTIQRVIGPGILFASCAIGVSHLVQSTRAGAMYGFDLALFVILANVLKFPFFEYGSRYACATGRSILWGYLQRGRWILLLYLLLTGVSMFAVSSAVTLVCAGLFANLFGLAPATTPWVAGAVLLVCVLLLVANKFSLLDNALKVLAVVLLLTTLTAFFVVMWDWSSGQLPHRKPDFSSTRIFTASSLPFIIALMGWMPTALDLSAWNSIWTVEKIRQSGYHPSLKETLFDFNLGYWFSAGLALCFLSLGAVVIYGSGIPLSDSSVGFSAQVISLYTAAIGDWIYYIIAIAAATVMFSTVITVLDGYSRTMDEIMLLLKPRLMRRQAQQALYVPLMLLLALISFLIIWQLTTSLSAMVDFATILSFIIAPVIALINFKVIMGAEVAPQHRPGRGMRLLSWLGILFLAGFTLVYLYYLWAMA, from the coding sequence ATGATTGCGGTATCTATGCGTGTACAGCTTAAAGAACCGGAAACTGCTGCACCCCCTGCGCCAGGCAGCCTGTGGCAAACCATTCAGCGTGTAATTGGCCCGGGGATATTGTTTGCCAGTTGTGCCATTGGGGTATCGCACCTGGTACAAAGCACCCGTGCCGGCGCTATGTATGGTTTTGATCTGGCTCTTTTTGTAATACTGGCCAATGTACTTAAATTTCCTTTCTTTGAATACGGCTCGCGCTATGCCTGCGCCACCGGCCGCAGCATTTTATGGGGCTACCTGCAGCGGGGCCGCTGGATCCTGCTGCTCTATCTGCTGCTTACAGGTGTAAGCATGTTTGCTGTTTCATCGGCTGTTACCCTGGTTTGTGCCGGTCTGTTTGCAAATCTGTTCGGGCTGGCGCCTGCCACTACCCCCTGGGTGGCCGGTGCGGTACTGCTGGTGTGCGTGCTGTTGCTGGTGGCCAATAAATTCAGCCTGCTGGATAATGCCCTTAAGGTGCTGGCCGTGGTGCTGCTCCTGACCACCCTTACTGCCTTTTTTGTGGTGATGTGGGACTGGAGTAGTGGCCAGCTCCCGCACCGAAAGCCTGATTTCTCCAGCACCCGGATCTTTACTGCCTCCAGCCTGCCCTTTATCATTGCCCTGATGGGCTGGATGCCCACCGCTTTGGATCTTAGCGCCTGGAACAGCATCTGGACAGTAGAGAAGATACGGCAGAGCGGCTACCACCCCAGCCTGAAAGAAACCCTCTTCGATTTTAACCTGGGCTACTGGTTTTCCGCAGGTCTGGCGCTATGCTTTCTAAGCCTGGGCGCAGTGGTGATCTACGGGAGCGGCATTCCACTCTCGGATAGTTCTGTTGGCTTTTCTGCACAAGTCATCAGCCTGTATACCGCTGCCATTGGCGACTGGATCTATTATATTATTGCCATTGCAGCGGCTACCGTTATGTTCAGCACCGTCATTACAGTTTTGGATGGCTACAGCAGAACCATGGATGAGATCATGCTGCTCCTGAAACCCCGCCTGATGCGCAGGCAGGCGCAGCAGGCCCTCTATGTGCCTCTCATGTTGCTGTTAGCCCTTATTTCCTTCCTCATCATCTGGCAGCTAACCACCAGCCTTTCGGCCATGGTAGATTTTGCCACCATTCTTTCCTTCATCATCGCCCCGGTAATTGCCCTCATCAATTTTAAAGTGATTATGGGAGCCGAGGTTGCTCCACAGCACCGGCCCGGGCGAGGCATGCGGCTACTCTCCTGGCTGGGTATCTTATTTTTAGCAGGATTTACGTTGGTATACCTCTATTACTTATGGGCAATGGCCTAA
- a CDS encoding pyridoxal-5'-phosphate-dependent protein subunit beta (COG1171 Threonine dehydratase), giving the protein MLTSKPAETIQNAHKRIRPYIHQTPVLESRQLNELLNAQVYFKCENLQKVGAFKMRGAANAVFSLKPEERQKGVATHSSGNHAQALALAARLAGIPAYIVMPSTAPKVKVAAVKGYDAEVIFCEPTLAARETTLQEVVARTGAHFVHPYNDERVIAGQATAAKELFEQVKEPLDVVITPVGGGGLLSGAVLAARSFSPATKVWAGEPAGADDAYRSLQDGMLVPQTAPNTIADGLLTSLGDITYAIISKGVEQIILVSEEEIIEAMRFLWERMKLVVEPSGAVPLAAALKEKEVLKEKRIGIIISGGNVDLSKLPF; this is encoded by the coding sequence ATGTTAACTAGCAAACCCGCTGAAACAATCCAAAATGCGCACAAGCGCATACGCCCTTATATACACCAAACCCCTGTGCTGGAATCCAGGCAGCTCAATGAGCTGTTAAATGCACAGGTATATTTTAAATGTGAAAACCTGCAAAAGGTAGGTGCCTTTAAAATGCGCGGCGCCGCCAATGCAGTCTTTAGCCTGAAACCCGAGGAGCGGCAAAAAGGGGTAGCCACGCACAGCAGTGGCAACCATGCCCAGGCACTTGCCCTGGCCGCCCGTTTGGCCGGCATACCCGCCTATATTGTAATGCCCTCCACGGCACCCAAAGTAAAAGTAGCTGCCGTAAAAGGCTATGATGCAGAGGTGATCTTTTGCGAACCTACCCTGGCCGCCCGCGAAACTACCCTGCAGGAGGTGGTTGCCCGCACAGGTGCCCACTTTGTGCATCCATATAATGATGAGCGGGTAATAGCAGGACAGGCCACTGCCGCTAAAGAGCTGTTTGAGCAGGTAAAAGAGCCGCTGGATGTAGTGATAACACCAGTGGGTGGGGGCGGACTGCTAAGCGGTGCCGTGCTGGCGGCACGCTCCTTTTCGCCCGCTACCAAGGTTTGGGCCGGCGAACCAGCCGGTGCCGACGATGCCTACCGCTCCCTGCAGGATGGCATGCTGGTACCGCAAACAGCCCCCAACACCATTGCCGACGGACTGCTTACGTCACTGGGCGATATAACCTATGCCATCATCTCGAAAGGGGTAGAGCAGATCATCCTGGTTTCAGAAGAAGAAATTATAGAGGCCATGCGCTTTTTGTGGGAGCGCATGAAGCTGGTAGTAGAGCCCTCCGGCGCTGTACCCCTGGCCGCTGCCCTCAAAGAAAAAGAAGTGCTGAAAGAGAAGCGCATCGGCATCATCATCAGCGGCGGCAATGTTGATCTGAGTAAGTTGCCGTTTTGA